The Chrysoperla carnea chromosome X, inChrCarn1.1, whole genome shotgun sequence genome includes a region encoding these proteins:
- the LOC123302265 gene encoding uncharacterized protein LOC123302265, translating into MLFLNIFMLAIVCVSFSSCNPVYPRGQQFLPSPIGYRAYRSANGPRASPQSTMVFHGYYARPVIRTRQGLPLPDGAMTAFAAGETVQTGSAYLPPNPEYIPDCRAVNCQETQDSQRVAPISIDGNQQPSNELQPPENEPESVEQQEPEQNQIPIDSDVPVTDSDEPVLISSTTVKSVPKKAKKPNQPRREELPAPDDEEDDEDDGYNPFIGGGRRNFPVYNSFFPMMFGGGGGYGGVSGGSRKKGSQSDGSSSYPSGATAIANSFSTGKGGVATSHATAYGGPRP; encoded by the exons atgctttttttaaatatttttatgttggcAATAGTATGTGTAAGTTTTTCAAGTTGTAATCCTGTATATCCAAGag GACAACAATTCTTGCCATCACCAATTGGTTATCGAGCTTACCGATCAGCAAATGGACCTCGTGCTTCGCCACAAAGTACAATGGTATTCCATGGATATTATGCCCGACCTGTGATAAGGACACGACAAGGTTTACCACTTCCAGATGGTGCAATGACAGCATTTGCCGCTGGTGAAACCGTACAAACTGGTTCAGCATACCTTCCTCCAAATCCAGAATATATTCCCGATTGTAGAGCTGTCAATTGTCAAG aaactcAAGATTCCCAACGTGTGGCTCCAATCTCAATTGATGGAAATCAACAGCCATCAAACGAGTTACAACCACCAGAAAACGAACCTGAAAGTGTTGAACAACAGGAGCCTGAACAAAATCAAATACCAATTGATTCAGATGTACCCGTAACTGACAGTGATGAGCCAGTTTTAATTAGTAGCACAACCGTAAAATCCGTACCAAAGaaagcaaaaaaaccaaatcaaCCAAGACGTGAAGAACTTCCTGCCCCAGATGATGAGGAAGACGATGAAGATGATGGTTACAATCCTTTCATCGGTGGTGGTCGAAGAAATTTTCCCGTTTATAATTCATTCTTCCCAATGATGTTTGGAGGTGGTGGCGGTTATGGTGGAGTTTCTGGTGGAAGCCGGAAAAAAGGATCACAATCTGATGGTTCGTCGTCGTATCCAAGTGGTGCAACCGCGATTGCAAACAGTTTTAGTACTGGTAAAGGTGGAGTTGCCACAAGTCATGCCACAGCCTATGGAGGTCCCAGACCttga
- the LOC123302247 gene encoding protein AAR2 homolog, whose translation MEQIDQETAKILFEEGGTIIFLGVPEGTEFGIDLKSWNTEENFRGVKMIPQGLHYIHFSSVGNMGDVAPRTGFMHDFQRTEILLLKWDKKLEDIKPITDTNEIDTLRANLKNLDRFLGAYPYDIFPKWKHLTTYLNNDIVKKLQPTSGIIRSALELVSCEKRDITKPDPPSLKRRRRTRPGIDNVDDDLLPDLKPVPGTELRLTVFPENSYPDGSTPAEITKHSLDSTYVLECLIKNYTRPIEIIGEVQFTFICFLVGHSLEAFEQWKRLVNIICSCELAITKYRIIFDTFLSVFEAQLLEVPEEFLADIVANNNFAYLKLRQLFCAIQNSTVDGKLKSKAKRFAERLSDIYFWDFSNLDEEDDDEAPVIVKL comes from the coding sequence ATGGAGCAAATTGATCAAGAAacagcaaaaatattatttgaagaaGGTGGTACAATAATATTTCTTGGTGTTCCAGAAGGTACAGAATTTGGCATTGATCTAAAATCATGGAACACTGAAGAAAATTTTCGTGGGGTTAAAATGATACCACAAGGTTTACATTATATACACTTTAGCTCAGTTGGGAATATGGGGGATGTTGCACCAAGGACTGGATTCATGCATGATTTTCAACGCACAGAAATTCTACTTCTTAAATGGGATAAGAAACTCGAAGATATTAAACCAATTACAGATACAAATGAAATTGATACTCTGAGagctaatttaaagaatttggaTCGATTTCTTGGTGCTTATCCATATGATATCTTCCCTAAATGGAAACATTTAACAACGTACTTAAATAATGATATCGTGAAGAAGTTACAGCCAACATCGGGGATAATTCGATCCGCATTGGAGTTGGTTTCATGCGAAAAACGGGATATTACCAAACCAGATCCACCAAGTTTAAAACGAAGACGTCGTACTCGACCTGGAATTGATAATGTCGACGATGATTTATTACCAGATCTAAAACCAGTTCCAGGTACTGAGCTACGATTAACGGTCTTCCCCGAAAATAGTTATCCAGATGGATCAACTCCAGCCGAAATTACAAAACATTCATTGGATTCAACGTACGTTTtagaatgtttaattaaaaattacacgcGCCCAATTGAAATCATTGGGGAAGTGCAATTTACGTTCATTTGTTTTCTGGTCGGTCACAGTTTAGAAGCATTCGAACAGTGGAAACGTCTGGTGAATATTATTTGCTCGTGTGAACTTGCCATTACAAAGTATCGTATTATTTTCGATACGTTTCTATCGGTTTTCGAAGCACAATTATTGGAAGTGCCTGAAGAATTTTTAGCTGATATTGTGGCCAATAATAACtttgcatatttaaaattacggCAATTGTTTTGTGCAATTCAAAATAGTACAGttgatggaaaattaaaatcgaaagcAAAACGTTTTGCTGAACGTTTaagtgatatttatttttgggaTTTTTCCAATTTGGACGAAGAAGATGATGATGAAGCTCCagttattgttaaattataa
- the LOC123303045 gene encoding zinc finger protein 271-like, producing MEFNDLTNAVFIKTENFTTEPEENDNTTGLINEYTDEKSILIKDETNKIEELIHEEFDEEALQNKSVLTDNKPFSCDICDKKFPSRSKVAEHKRCHSDEQPFSCDICNKKFTHSSSLRRHIKAHTGLKTFSCDMCDKKFSIRYKLVEHQRCHSDEKPFSCDICERRFTNQWSFKRHVKAHTEIKTLTDSDNNTQTVREKQWKCEICDKSFTLKGSLDSHKRIHRGENLFSCDKCDKKYPIRSKLVEHQRSHSDEKPFSCDICEQKFSHPASLNRHRKTHSEMKTYTDSDNNIHTVREKRWKCDVCEQKFASKFNLKEHKFIHTGEARFSCNVCGKKFIHRRGLFTHSVSHTGEKKFSCEICDKKFTLKENLRRHLRMHAGEKPFQCDFCEKTFGQRATLMQHKLTHTGEKSFLCDVCNKIFASMKYLRRHQRTHTGEKPFSCDVCNKKFVARQGLIEHKRVHTGEKPFTCDFCESLISHKHVHAGEKAFPCEFCNENFINLPDLTNHKRIHTEEKLFSCDETFKLEESLISHKHVHTREKAFPCEFCDEKFINLPDLTNHKLIHTEEKLFSCDVCNETFKLEESLISHKYIHTGEKQFSCEFCDEKFIYLSDLTNHKRIHTGETSFSGDICEKTFTQLNDLVENTGENPLLIKEENIKTEELHSEFIIKSENLEEINEEPESTLIEENQCDITHPGSLIKASTEMKTENSDTLSYTEQEKQWKCDICDKRFSAKNNLASHKSTHSRTRFSCGFCGKKFIHQKNLRRHLRIHVGEKPFQCDFCDKKFGQRPKLLQHKLSHTGEKSFSCDVCMKTFACREYLRRHKRIHSGEKPYSCDFCNRKFVDKQGLSRHKYIHTGFLCDFCDEKFICLSDLTKHKLIHREEKLFSCDVCEKTFLELHSLVEHKVESHSELINKSEHVTAIIEEPENISAQSKTKNIFQCDICEKKFTSQSIKTVGGILQKCRCSRIASI from the exons ATGGAATTTAATGATCTAACTAATGCAGTgtttataaaaactgaaaattttacaacagAACCAGAAGAAAATGATAACACAACAGGACTGATAAATGAATATACTGATGAAAAATCAATTCTAATCAAAGACGAAACTAATAAAATCGAAGAATTAATTCATGAAGAATTTGATGAAGAAgctttacaaaataaaagtgtACTTACGGACAATAAGCCTTTTTCATGCGATATTTGTGATAAGAAATTTCCATCACGAAGTAAAGTAGCTGAACATAAACGATGTCACAGTGACGAacaaccattttcatgtgatatttgtaacaaaaaatttactcacTCGAGTAGTTTACGAAGGCATATAAAAGCTCATACCGgactaaaaacattttcttgtgatatgtgtgataaaaagttttcaatacgATACAAGTTAGTGGAACATCAACGATGTCACAGtgatgaaaaaccattttcttgtgatatttgtgaaCGACGATTTACGAATCAATGGAGTTTTAAAAGACATGTTAAAGCTCATAccgaaattaaaactttaaccGACAGTGATAACAACACTCAAACTGTGCGAGAAAAACAGTGgaaatgtgaaatttgtgataaaagttTTACTCTTAAAGGTTCTTTAGAttcacataaacgtattcatagAGGGGAAAATCTATTTTCTTGTGATAAGTGTGATAAGAAATATCCAATACGAAGTAAGTTAGTGGAACATCAGCGATCGCACAGtgatgaaaaaccattttcttgtgatatCTGTGAACAAAAGTTTAGTCATCCAGCGAGTTTAAACAGACATAGAAAAACTCATTCCGAAATGAAAACTTATACGGACAGTGATAATAACATCCATACGGTACGAGAAAAACGGTGGaaatgtgatgtttgtgaacAGAAATTTGCCAgcaagtttaatttaaaagaacataaATTCATTCATACCGGCGAAGCGCGATTTTCTTGTAATGTTTGTGGTAAGAAATTTATTCATCGAAGAGGTTTGTTCACACATAGTGTTTCTCATACTGgtgaaaagaaattttcctgtgaaatttgtgataaaaagttCACACTCAAAGAAAATCTACGTAGACATTTACGTATGCATGCCGGAGAAAAACCGTTTCAATGTGATTTTTGTGAGAAAACATTTGGACAGCGTGCGACTTTAATGCAACATAAACTTACTCATACGggcgaaaaatcatttttatgtgatgtttgtaataaaatcttTGCGTCGATGAAATATCTACGTCGACATCAAAGAACACATACCGGGGAAAAACCGTTttcttgtgatgtttgtaataaaaaatttgtcgcTAGACAGGGTTTAATTGAACATAAACGTGTTCACACGGGGGAAAAACCATTTACGTGTGATTTTTGTg AAAGTTTAATTTCACATAAACACGTTCATGCGGGAGAAAAAGCTTTTCCTTGtgaattttgtaatgaaaactTTATCAATTTACCCGACTTAACAAAtcataaacgtattcatacagaggaaaaattattttcttgtgatGAAACTTTTAAACTGGAAGAAAGTTTAATTTCACATAAACACGTTCATACAAGAGAAAAAGCTTTTCCTTGTGAATTTTgtgatgaaaaatttatcaatttaccCGACTTAACAAATCATAAACTTATTCATACGgaggaaaaattgttttcatgtgatgtttgtaatgaAACTTTTAAACTGGAAGAAAGTTTAATTTCACATAAATACATTCATACAGGAGAAAAGCAGTTTTCCTGTGAATTTTGTGatgaaaaatttatctatttatccGACTTAACAAAtcataaacgtattcatacGGGGGAAACATCGTTTTCAGGGGATATTTGTGAGAAAACTTTCACACAACTAAATGATTTAGTCGAAAATACCGGGGAAAATCCACTTTTGATCAAAgaggaaaatattaaaactgaaGAATTACACAGcgaattcattattaaaagtgaaaatcTTGAAGAAATCAACGAAGAACCCGAAAGCACATTGATCGAGGAAAATCAATGTGATATTACTCATCCCGGGAGTTTAATCAAAGCTTCTACCGAAATGAAAACTGAAAACAGTGATACACTCTCTTATACTGAACAAGAAAAACAATGgaaatgtgatatttgtgataaaagatTTTCCGCTAAGAATAATTTAGCTTCACATAAATCCACTCACAGTAGAACACGATTTTCCTGTGgtttttgtggtaaaaaatttattcatcaaa aaAATCTACGTAGACATTTACGTATACATgttggagaaaaaccatttcaatgtgatttttgtgataaaaaatttggacAACGTCCTAAACTATTGCAACATAAACTTAGTCATACAggggaaaaatcattttcatgtgatgtttgtatgAAAACATTTGCATGTCGGGAATATCTACGTCGACATAAAAGAATACATTCGGGGGAAAAACCGTAttcttgtgatttttgtaaCAGAAAATTTGTTGATAAGCAAGGTTTAAGTAgacataaatatattcataccGGATTTTTATGTGATTTCTGTGATGAAAAATTTATCTGTTTATCCGatttaacaaaacataaactTATTCACAGAGAGGAAAAGCtgttttcatgtgatgtttgtgagaAAACATTCTTGGAACTACACAGTTTAGTCGAACATAAAGTCGAATCACACagtgaattaattaataaaagcgAACATGTTACAGCAATCATCGAAGAACCCGAAAACATATCTGCACAGTCTAagacaaaaaacatttttcaatgtgATATAtgtgagaaaaaatttacttcacAAAG TATTAAAACTGTTGGAGGCATTCTACAAAAATGCAGATGTTCACGAATTGCTAGTATTTAG
- the LOC123302174 gene encoding succinate--CoA ligase [GDP-forming] subunit beta, mitochondrial, with the protein MAVFLTSKSTIFQPILRNLFKVSACNLNLLEYQSKNLLEEHDIEIQKFVLIDSPKDIEKNLKQFQAKEYVIKAQVLAGGRGKGYFDNGFKSGVHITKDRKAIEKIVENMIGHRLITKQTPKEGILVSKVMVGESVNIIRETYLCILLDRQANGPVIVASPAGGVDIEAVAEKTPELLKVTPIDINKGVTDEIASEVADFLKFSGDLKKQAMKQIKNLYELFVTADCVQLEINPLVETDDNKVICVDAKLNFDDNAAFRQKKLFAQEDTSESDPREIEAAKWNLNYIQLDGNIGCLVNGAGLAMATMDIIKLHGGNPANFLDVGGSVQENQVKAAFDILQQDKNLKAILVNIFGGIVNCATIANGIVNASRGTKLRVPLIVRLEGTNVTAAKKIIAESGLPIISANDLEDAAQKAVQSIS; encoded by the exons atggcTGTGTTTTTAACCAGTAAATCTACGATATTTCAACCAATTTTAAGAAAT ctttttaaagTATCGGCatgtaatttgaatttattggaaTACCAAAGTAAAAATTTGCTTGAAGAACATGatattgaaatacaaaaatttgtactgATTGACAGTCCCAAAGATATTGAGAAAAATCTTAAACAATTTc AAGCTAAAGAATACGTAATTAAAGCTCAAGTTTTAGCCGGTGGTCGTGGAAAAGGATATTTTGATAATGGATTCAAAAGTGGGGTACATATCACAAAAGa tcgTAAGGCGATTGAGAAAATTGTGGAAAACATGATTGGACATCGTTTAATTACCAAACAAACACCCAAAGAGGGTATATTGGTATCGAAAGTAATGGTTGGTGAGAGTGTAAATATCATACGTGAAACATATCTTTGTATATTATTGGATCGTCAAGCGAATGGACCCGTCATTGTGGCATCACCCGCCGGTGGTGTTGATATTGAAGCCGTTGCCGAGAAAACACCGGAATTATTGAAAGTTACACCAATTGACATTAACAAAG gtgtTACTGATGAAATCGCATCAGAAGTCGctgatttcttaaaattttctggTGATCTAAAGAAACAAgcaatgaaacaaataaaaaatttatacgaaTTATTCGTAACCGCTGATTGTGTCCAATTAGAAATCAACCCCCTAGTTGAAACAGACGATAATAAAGTAATCTGCGTTgatgcaaaattaaatttcgatgaTAACGCCGCATTTcgacaaaagaaattattcgcACAAGAAGATACATCCGAAAGTGATCCCCGTGAAATTGAAGCTGCCAAATGGAATTTGAATTATATCCAATTGGATGGAAATATTGGGTGTTTGGTGAATGGAGCCGGTCTTGCCATGGCTACCATGGACATTATCAAGTTACATGGTGGTAATCCAGCCAATTTTCTAGACGTAGGTGGTTCAGTTCAAGAGAATCAAGTTAAAGCTGCTTTTGATATCCTGCAGCAGGATAAAAACCTTAAAGCAAtccttgtaaatatttttggagGCATTGTGAATTGTGCCACAATTGCCAACGGTATTGTAAACGCGTCACGTGGTACAAAACTTCGAGTGCCCTTAATTGTCCGTTTAGAGGGTACTAATGTTACAGCAGCGAAAAAAATTATCGCCGAATCTGGTTTGCCAATAATTAGTGCAAATGATTTGGAAGACGCTGCTCAAAAAGCCGTACAAAGCATATCGTAA
- the LOC123302561 gene encoding cytochrome b-c1 complex subunit 10-like: protein MPGGGLPGPLKQIGKKHIEVASAFMPSASIFGAAGGAFMLYFTDWKAVLQYVPFYGGKFKTDDADKPAE from the coding sequence atgccTGGCGGAGGTTTACCTGGACCATTAAAACAAATCGGTAAAAAACACATAGAAGTTGCGTCAGCGTTTATGCCATCAGCATCAATTTTTGGAGCAGCAGGAGGAGCCTTTATGTTATATTTCACCGACTGGAAAGCTGTACTTCAATACGTTCCATTCTACGGTGGTAAATTCAAGACAGACGATGCAGACAAACCCGcagaataa
- the LOC123302248 gene encoding putative ubiquitin-conjugating enzyme E2 38 isoform X2 produces the protein MHCYFCNGFYSPSYGEPVCSICHAFLFPDFLETHVNVFFQTQEIDDGDSGNDEPTDPYYSAESREHKNNNVPEVLVDLDAVELPPPSVSDENSSTPVDIIALPTVEEQLERMSTLQITSKNSNGFVSDITCLPPEVMLTVLSYLDELSLWSVGNVCRQWRKLLDLYMHPSNWGKYTVRRWPLFKPFNKIEDWFETYSNLIRSSCCLSCIRQMALQKTPNEEENHWRRNRLRSELKLMRTDPPEGIQAMPLDQMTCCHWQATIKGPTGSPYEGGLFYLYIQVPYSYPMCPPIVRFLTKIFHPNISRHGDIGIDAINHNWSLALTICKVLISIQSLLTDPYTEVSMEPDIAKLYETDRQAYEDQARIWTWKYAMNEFYISTHTRAYNGETFLGSSSYPLLKL, from the exons atgcattGCTATTTTTGTAATGGATTCTACAGTCCAAGTTATGGAGAACCTGTTTGTTCAATTTGTCATGCATTTTtgtttcccgattttctcgaaaCTCATGTAAATGTGTTCTTTCAAACACAG GAAATTGACGATGGCGACAGTGGAAACGATGAGCCAACAGATCCATATTACAGTGCCGAAAGTCGTGAAcacaaaaacaataatgtgccAGAAGTACTCGTTGACCTGGATGCCGTTGAATTACCCCCACCAAGTGTTAGTGACGAGAATAGTTCCACTCCGGTTGATATAATAGCACTGCCCACGGTTGAAGAACAATTAGAAAGAATGTCAACCTTACAGATTACATCGAAGAATTCGAATGGTTTTGTTAGTGATATTACATGTTTACCACCTGAGGTCATGTTAACAGTACTCTCATATTTAGATGAATTATCCCTGTGGAGTGTCGGAAATGTTTGTCGACAATGGCGAAAGCTTCTTGATTTGTATATGCATCCATCGAATTGGGGTAAATATACGGTACGACGTTGGCCGTTATTTAAacctttcaataaaattgaagattGGTTTGAG acgTATTCGAATTTAATTCGAAGTTCATGCTGTTTATCGTGTATTCGACAAATGGCGTTACAAAAAACACCAAACGAAGAAGAAAATCATTGGCGACGTAATCGTTTACGcagtgaattaaaattaatgcgtACTGATCCACCTGAAGGGATACAAGCAATGCCATTAGATCAAATGACATGTTGTCATTGGCAAGCGACAATTAAAGGACCCACTGGTAGTCCATATGAAGGCGGcctattttatttgtatattcaaGTACCTTATAG TTATCCAATGTGTCCTCCAATTGTACGATTTTTGACGAAAATATTCCACCCGAACATATCCAGACATGGTGATATTGGCATCGATGCTATTAATCATAATTGGTCGTTGGCGCTAACTATTTGCAAAGTGCTTATTTCAATTCAGTCATTATTAACGGATCCATATACTgag GTGTCAATGGAACCAGACATAGCCAAATTGTATGAAACAGATCGCCAAGCGTATGAGGATCAAGCACGTATTTGGACTTGGAAATATgcaatgaatgaattttatatatcaacTC
- the LOC123302248 gene encoding uncharacterized protein LOC123302248 isoform X1 — protein sequence MHCYFCNGFYSPSYGEPVCSICHAFLFPDFLETHVNVFFQTQQEIDDGDSGNDEPTDPYYSAESREHKNNNVPEVLVDLDAVELPPPSVSDENSSTPVDIIALPTVEEQLERMSTLQITSKNSNGFVSDITCLPPEVMLTVLSYLDELSLWSVGNVCRQWRKLLDLYMHPSNWGKYTVRRWPLFKPFNKIEDWFETYSNLIRSSCCLSCIRQMALQKTPNEEENHWRRNRLRSELKLMRTDPPEGIQAMPLDQMTCCHWQATIKGPTGSPYEGGLFYLYIQVPYSYPMCPPIVRFLTKIFHPNISRHGDIGIDAINHNWSLALTICKVLISIQSLLTDPYTEVSMEPDIAKLYETDRQAYEDQARIWTWKYAMNEFYISTHTRAYNGETFLGSSSYPLLKL from the exons atgcattGCTATTTTTGTAATGGATTCTACAGTCCAAGTTATGGAGAACCTGTTTGTTCAATTTGTCATGCATTTTtgtttcccgattttctcgaaaCTCATGTAAATGTGTTCTTTCAAACACAG CAGGAAATTGACGATGGCGACAGTGGAAACGATGAGCCAACAGATCCATATTACAGTGCCGAAAGTCGTGAAcacaaaaacaataatgtgccAGAAGTACTCGTTGACCTGGATGCCGTTGAATTACCCCCACCAAGTGTTAGTGACGAGAATAGTTCCACTCCGGTTGATATAATAGCACTGCCCACGGTTGAAGAACAATTAGAAAGAATGTCAACCTTACAGATTACATCGAAGAATTCGAATGGTTTTGTTAGTGATATTACATGTTTACCACCTGAGGTCATGTTAACAGTACTCTCATATTTAGATGAATTATCCCTGTGGAGTGTCGGAAATGTTTGTCGACAATGGCGAAAGCTTCTTGATTTGTATATGCATCCATCGAATTGGGGTAAATATACGGTACGACGTTGGCCGTTATTTAAacctttcaataaaattgaagattGGTTTGAG acgTATTCGAATTTAATTCGAAGTTCATGCTGTTTATCGTGTATTCGACAAATGGCGTTACAAAAAACACCAAACGAAGAAGAAAATCATTGGCGACGTAATCGTTTACGcagtgaattaaaattaatgcgtACTGATCCACCTGAAGGGATACAAGCAATGCCATTAGATCAAATGACATGTTGTCATTGGCAAGCGACAATTAAAGGACCCACTGGTAGTCCATATGAAGGCGGcctattttatttgtatattcaaGTACCTTATAG TTATCCAATGTGTCCTCCAATTGTACGATTTTTGACGAAAATATTCCACCCGAACATATCCAGACATGGTGATATTGGCATCGATGCTATTAATCATAATTGGTCGTTGGCGCTAACTATTTGCAAAGTGCTTATTTCAATTCAGTCATTATTAACGGATCCATATACTgag GTGTCAATGGAACCAGACATAGCCAAATTGTATGAAACAGATCGCCAAGCGTATGAGGATCAAGCACGTATTTGGACTTGGAAATATgcaatgaatgaattttatatatcaacTC